One window of the Bos indicus isolate NIAB-ARS_2022 breed Sahiwal x Tharparkar chromosome 15, NIAB-ARS_B.indTharparkar_mat_pri_1.0, whole genome shotgun sequence genome contains the following:
- the MADD gene encoding MAP kinase-activating death domain protein isoform X27, translating to MVQKKKSCPRLLDYLVIVGARHPSSDSVAQTPELLRRYPLEDHSEFPLPPDVVFFCQPEGCLSVRQRRMTLRDDTSFVFTLTDKDTGVTRYGICVNFYRSFQKRVPKEKGEAGPGSRGKEGPRAPFVSEEVGPKTSESGPSLQPPSADSTPDVSQSPRARRRAKAGSRSRNSTLTSLCVLSHYPFFSTFRECLYTLKRLVDCCSERLLGKKLGLPRGIQRDTMWRIFTGSLLVEEKSSALLHDLREIEAWIYRLLRSPVPVSGQKRVDIEVLPQELQQALTFALPDPSRFTLVDFPLHLPLELLGVDACLQVLTCILLEHKVVLQSRDYNALSMSVMAFVAMIYPLEYMFPVIPLLPTCMASAEQLLLAPTPYIIGVPASFFLYKLDFKMPDDVWLVDLDSNRVIAPTNAEVLPILPEPESLELKKHLKQALASMSLNTQPILNLEKFHEGQEIPLLLGRPSNDLQSTPSTEFNPLIYGNDVDSVDVATRVAMVRFFNSPNVLQGFQMHTRTLRLFPRPVVAFQAGSFLASRPRQTPFAEKLARTQAVEYFGEWILNPTNYAFQRIHNNMFDPALIGDKPKWYAHQLQPIHYRVYDSGSQLAEALSVPPERDSDSDPTDDSGSDSMDYDDSSSSYSSLGDFVSEMMKCDINGDTPNVDPLTHAALGDASEVAIEELQNQKEAEEPGPDGESSQENPPLRSSPSTTVSSSPSTIIHGASSEPVDSAETDDKAAGGVPKSVPTVPPGMGKCSMDRHQTETGEGAQKLLRPSSLKLASDSDAESDSRASSPTSTVSSNSTEGFGGIMSLASSLYRNHSTSFSLSNLTLPTKGAREKSTPFPSLKVFGLNTLMEIVTEAGPGSGEGHRRALVDQKSSVIKHSPTVKREPPSPQGRASNSSENQQFLKEVVHSVLDGQGVGWLNMKKVRRLLESEQLRVFVLSKLNRTVQSEDEARQDVIPDVEISRKVYKGMLDLLKCTVLSLEQSFAHAGLGGMASIFGLLEIAQTHYYSKEPDKRKRSPTESISTPVGKDPGLAGRGDPKAMAQLRVPQLGPLAPSAPGKSPKELDTRSLKEENFVASIGPEVIKPTFDLGETDEKKSQVSADSGVSLTSGSQRTDPDSVISVSPAVMIRSSSQDSEVSTVVSNSSGETLGADSDLSSSAGDGPGGEGSAYLAGSRGTLSDSEIETNSATSAIFGKAHSLKPSVKEKLVGSPVRFSEDVSQRVYLYEGLLGKERSTLWDQMQFWEDAFLDAVMLEREGMGMDQGPQEMIDRYLSLGEHDRKRLEDDEDRLLATLLHNLISYMLLMKVNKNDIRKKVRRLMGKSHIGLVYSQQINEVLDQLANLNGRDLSIRSSGSRHMKKQTFVVHAGTDTNGDIFFMEVCDDCVVLRSNIGTVYERWWYEKLINMTYCPKTKVLCLWRRNGSETQLNKFYTKKCRELYYCVKDSMERAAARQQSIKPGPELGGEFPVQDMKTGEGGLLQVTLEGINLKFMHNQVFIELNHIKKCNTVRGVFVLEEFVPEIKEVVSHKYKTPMAHEICYSVLCLFSYVAAVRSSEEDLRTPPRPVSS from the exons ATGGTGCAAAAGAAGAAGTCCTGTCCTCGGTTACTTGACTACCTGGTGATCGTAGGGGCCAG GCACCCGAGCAGTGACAGTGTGGCCCAGACTCCGGAACTGCTACGGCGGTACCCACTAGAGGACCACTCGGAGTTTCCCCTGCCCCCGGATGTCGTGTTCTTCTGCCAGCCGGAGGGCTGCCTGAGCGTGCGGCAGCGGCGCATGACCCTGCGGGATGACACCTCTTTTGTCTTCACCCTCACGGACAAGGACACTGGTGTCACCCGATATGGCATCTGCGTCAACTTCTACCGCTCCTTCCAAAAGCGCGTGCCTAAGGAAAAGGGGGAGGCCGGGCCAGGGTCCCGGGGGAAGGAAGGGCCCCGAGCCCCCTTCGTCTCCGAGGAGGTGGGCCCCAAGACCTCGGAGAGCGGCCCATCCCTGCAGCCGCCCAGTGCCGACTCCACCCCAGACGTGAGCCAGTCTCCGCGGGCCAGACGCCGGGCCAAGGCGGGGAGCCGGTCCCGCAACAGCACGCTGACGTCCCTGTGCGTGCTCAGCCACTACCCCTTCTTCTCTACCTTCCGAGAGTGTCTGTACACCCTCAAGCGTCTGGTGGACTGCTGCAGCGAGCGCCTGCTGGGCAAGAAACTGGGCCTCCCTCGAGGCATACAGAG GGACACCATGTGGCGAATCTTTACTGGATCGTTGTTAGTGGAGGAGAAGTCAAGTGCCCTGCTGCACGACCTCCGGGAGATTGAGGCCTGGATCTACCGGTTGCTGCGCTCCCCGGTACCTGTCTCGGGGCAGAAGCGAGTGGACATTGAGGTCCTGCCCCAGGAGCTCCAGCAGGCTCTGACCTTTGCTCTCCCAGACCCCTCTCGATTCACCCTAGTGGACTTCCCGCTGCACCTCCCCCTGGAGCTTCTGGGTGTGGACGCCTGTCTACAGGTGCTCACCTGCATCCTGTTAGAGCACAAG GTTGTGCTCCAGTCCCGAGACTACAATGCACTCTCCATGTCCGTGATGGCCTTTGTGGCGATGATCTACCCCTTGGAGTATATGTTTCCTGTTATCCCACTGCTGCCCACCTGCATGGCATCAGCAGAACAG CTGCTCTTGGCTCCAACACCATACATCATCGGAGTCCCTGCCAGCTTCTTCCTCTACAAACTGGACTTCAAAATGCCTGATGACGTGTGGCTAGTAGATCTGGACAGCAATAGG GTGATTGCCCCCACTAATGCGGAAGTGCTGCCTATCCTGCCAGAGCCGGAATCGTTAGAGTTGAAGAAGCATTTGAAGCAG GCCCTCGCCAGCATGAGTCTCAACACCCAACCCATCCTCAATCTGGAGAAATTCCACGAGGGCCAGGAGATCCCCCTTCTCCTGGGAAGGCCTTCTAATGACCTGCAGTCCACACCTTCCACCGAGTTCAACCCGCTCATCTACGGCAATGATGTGGATTCGGTGGATGTTGCAACCAG AGTGGCCATGGTCCGTTTCTTCAACTCCCCCAACGTGCTGCAGGGCTTTCAGATGCACACACGTACCCTACGTCTCTTCCCCCGGCCCGTGGTGGCTTTCCAAGCCGGCTCCTTTTTAGCCTCACGCCCCCGGCAGACTCCTTTCGCCGAGAAACTGGCCAGGACTCAGGCCGTGGAGTACTTTGGAGAATGGATCCTGAACCCCACCAACTACGCCTTCCAGCGGATTCACAACA ACATGTTCGATCCAGCTCTGATTGGCGACAAGCCCAAGTGGTATGCCCACCAGCTGCAGCCCATTCACTATCGAGTGTATGACAGTGGTTCCCAACTGGCCGAGGCGCTGAGCGTGCCGCCCGAGCGAGACTCTGACTCTGACCCAACTGACGACAG TGGGAGTGACAGCATGGATTATGACGATTCAAGCTCTTCTTACTCTTCCCTTGGTGACTTTGTCAGCGAGATGATGAAATGCGATATCAACGGTGATACTCCTA ACGTGGACCCTCTGACGCACGCGGCACTGGGAGATGCCAGCGAGGTGGCGATTGAGGAGCTGCAGAAccagaaggaggcagaggaaccCGGCCCGGATGGCGAGAGCTCTCAGGAAAACCCGCCCCTGCGCTCCAGCCCCAGCACCACTGTGAGCAGTAGCCCCAGCACCATTATCCACGGCGCCAGCTCT GAACCTGTTGACTCAGCAGAGACCGACGATAAGGCGGCAGGAGGCGTCCCCAAGTCCGTACCCACCGTGCCTCCCGGCATGGGCAAGTGCAGCATGGACAGGCATCAGACAGAAACCGGAGAGGG GGCTCAAAAGCTGCTGCGGCCCAGCAGCTTGAAGCTGGCAAGTGACTCAGACGCAGAGTCGGACTCTCGAGCGAGCTCGCCCACCTCCACTGTCTCCAGCAACAGCACGGAGGGCTTCGGGGGCATCATGTCTTTGGCCA GCAGCCTGTATCGGAACCACAGCACCAGCTTCAGCCTTTCGAACCTCACACTGCCCACCAAAGGAGCCCGAGAGAAGAGCACGCCCTTCCCCAGTCTGAAAG TATTTGGGCTAAATACTCTAATGGAGATTGTTACTGAAGCCGGCCCCGGGAGTGGTGAAG GGCACAGGCGGGCGTTGGTGGACCAGAAGTCGTCCGTCATTAAACACAGCCCGACCGTGAAGAGAGAGCCCCCGTCACCCCAGGGCCGAGCCAGCAACTCTAG TGAGAACCAGCAGTTCCTGAAGGAGGTGGTGCACAGCGTGCTGGACGGCCAGGGCGTCGGCTGGCTCAACATGAAGAAGGTGCGGCGGCTGCTGGAGAGCGAGCAGCTGCGCGTCTTCGTCCTGAGCAAGCTGAACCGCACGGTGCAGTCCGAGGACGAGGCCCGGCAGGATGTCATCCCCGACGTG GAGATCAGCCGGAAGGTGTACAAGGGCATGTTGGATCTGCTCAAGTGCACAGTCCTCAGTCTGGAGCAGTCCTTTGCCCACGCTGGCCTGGGTGGCATGGCCAGCATCTTCGGGCTTCTGGAGATCGCCCAGACCCACTACTACAGTAAAG AACCAGACAAGCGGAAGAGAAGTCCCACAGAGAGCATCAGTACACCAGTCGGCAAGGATCCTGGCCTGGCTGGGCGGGGGGACCCAAAGGCCATGGCACAGCTGAGGGTCCCCCAGCTGGGACCTCTGGCACCGAGTGCCCCAGGAAAGAgtcccaaagaactggacacCAGAAGTCTAAAGGAAGAGAACTTTGTGGCATCTATCG GGCCTGAAGTAATCAAACCCACCTTTGACCTTGGTGAGACCGACGAGAAAAAGTCCCAGGTCAGCGCAGACAGTGGTGTGAGCCTGACATCTGGTTCCCAG AGGACCGATCCAGACTCTGTCATCAGTGTGAGTCCCGCTGTGATGATCCGAAGCTCAAGTCAGGACTCTGAAGTTAGCACCGTG GTGAGCAACAGCTCCGGAGAGACCCTGGGAGCAGACAGCGACCTCAGCAGCAGTGCGGGTGATGGCCCAGGCGGCGAGGGCAGCGCCTACTTGGCAGGCTCTCGAGGCACCTTGTCTGACAGCGAGATCGAGACCAACTCTGCCACCAGTGCCATCTTT GGTAAAGCCCATAGCTTGAAGCCAAGTGTGAAGGAGAAGCTGGTGGGCAGCCCAGTTCGCTTTTCTGAAGACGTCAGCCAGCGAGTCTACCTCTACGAGGGACTCCTAG GCAAAGAGCGTTCTACTTTATGGGACCAAATGCAGTTCTGGGAAGACGCGTTCTTAGATGCCGTGATGTTGGAGAGAGAAGGAATGGGCATGGACCAGGGTCCCCAGGAAATGATAGACAG GTACCTGTCCCTGGGAGAACACGACCGGAAGCGCCTGGAGGACGATGAAGACCGTCTGCTGGCCACACTCTTGCACAACCTCATCTCGTACATGCTGCTGATGAAG GTAAATAAGAATGACATCCGGAAGAAGGTGAGGCGCCTGATGGGAAAGTCCCATATTGGGCTTGTGTACAGTCAGCAAATCAATGAAGTCCTTGACCAGCTGGCCAACCTG AATGGACGCGATCTCTCCATCCGGTCCAGTGGCAGCCGGCACATGAAGAAGCAGACATTCGTGGTACATGCAGGGACAGACACGAATGGAGATATCTTTTTCATGGAG GTGTGTGACGACTGCGTGGTGCTGCGCAGTAACATCGGGACGGTGTACGAGCGCTGGTGGTACGAGAAACTCATCAACATGACCTACTGCCCCAAGACCAAGGTGCTGTGCTTGTGGCGCAGAAATGGCTCCGAGACCCAGCTCAACAAGTTCTATACTAAGAAG TGTCGGGAGCTGTACTACTGCGTGAAGGACAGCATGGAGCGCGCCGCCGCCCGCCAGCAGAGCATCAAGCCGG GGCCGGAATTGGGTGGCGAGTTCCCCGTGCAGGACATGAAGACTGGCGAGGGGGGCTTGCTGCAGGTCACCCTCGAAGGGATCAACCTCAAGTTCATGCACAACCAG
- the MADD gene encoding MAP kinase-activating death domain protein isoform X20, with amino-acid sequence MVQKKKSCPRLLDYLVIVGARHPSSDSVAQTPELLRRYPLEDHSEFPLPPDVVFFCQPEGCLSVRQRRMTLRDDTSFVFTLTDKDTGVTRYGICVNFYRSFQKRVPKEKGEAGPGSRGKEGPRAPFVSEEVGPKTSESGPSLQPPSADSTPDVSQSPRARRRAKAGSRSRNSTLTSLCVLSHYPFFSTFRECLYTLKRLVDCCSERLLGKKLGLPRGIQRDTMWRIFTGSLLVEEKSSALLHDLREIEAWIYRLLRSPVPVSGQKRVDIEVLPQELQQALTFALPDPSRFTLVDFPLHLPLELLGVDACLQVLTCILLEHKVVLQSRDYNALSMSVMAFVAMIYPLEYMFPVIPLLPTCMASAEQLLLAPTPYIIGVPASFFLYKLDFKMPDDVWLVDLDSNRVIAPTNAEVLPILPEPESLELKKHLKQALASMSLNTQPILNLEKFHEGQEIPLLLGRPSNDLQSTPSTEFNPLIYGNDVDSVDVATRVAMVRFFNSPNVLQGFQMHTRTLRLFPRPVVAFQAGSFLASRPRQTPFAEKLARTQAVEYFGEWILNPTNYAFQRIHNNMFDPALIGDKPKWYAHQLQPIHYRVYDSGSQLAEALSVPPERDSDSDPTDDSGSDSMDYDDSSSSYSSLGDFVSEMMKCDINGDTPNVDPLTHAALGDASEVAIEELQNQKEAEEPGPDGESSQENPPLRSSPSTTVSSSPSTIIHGASSEPVDSAETDDKAAGGVPKSVPTVPPGMGKCSMDRHQTETGEGAQKLLRPSSLKLASDSDAESDSRASSPTSTVSSNSTEGFGGIMSLASSLYRNHSTSFSLSNLTLPTKGAREKSTPFPSLKGHRRALVDQKSSVIKHSPTVKREPPSPQGRASNSSENQQFLKEVVHSVLDGQGVGWLNMKKVRRLLESEQLRVFVLSKLNRTVQSEDEARQDVIPDVEISRKVYKGMLDLLKCTVLSLEQSFAHAGLGGMASIFGLLEIAQTHYYSKEPDKRKRSPTESISTPVGKDPGLAGRGDPKAMAQLRVPQLGPLAPSAPGKSPKELDTRSLKEENFVASIELWSKHQEVKNQKALEKQRPEVIKPTFDLGETDEKKSQVSADSGVSLTSGSQRTDPDSVISVSPAVMIRSSSQDSEVSTVSNSSGETLGADSDLSSSAGDGPGGEGSAYLAGSRGTLSDSEIETNSATSAIFGKAHSLKPSVKEKLVGSPVRFSEDVSQRVYLYEGLLGRDKGSMWDQLEDAAMETFSISKERSTLWDQMQFWEDAFLDAVMLEREGMGMDQGPQEMIDRYLSLGEHDRKRLEDDEDRLLATLLHNLISYMLLMKVNKNDIRKKVRRLMGKSHIGLVYSQQINEVLDQLANLNGRDLSIRSSGSRHMKKQTFVVHAGTDTNGDIFFMEVCDDCVVLRSNIGTVYERWWYEKLINMTYCPKTKVLCLWRRNGSETQLNKFYTKKCRELYYCVKDSMERAAARQQSIKPGPELGGEFPVQDMKTGEGGLLQVTLEGINLKFMHNQVFIELNHIKKCNTVRGVFVLEEFVPEIKEVVSHKYKTPMAHEICYSVLCLFSYVAAVRSSEEDLRTPPRPVSS; translated from the exons ATGGTGCAAAAGAAGAAGTCCTGTCCTCGGTTACTTGACTACCTGGTGATCGTAGGGGCCAG GCACCCGAGCAGTGACAGTGTGGCCCAGACTCCGGAACTGCTACGGCGGTACCCACTAGAGGACCACTCGGAGTTTCCCCTGCCCCCGGATGTCGTGTTCTTCTGCCAGCCGGAGGGCTGCCTGAGCGTGCGGCAGCGGCGCATGACCCTGCGGGATGACACCTCTTTTGTCTTCACCCTCACGGACAAGGACACTGGTGTCACCCGATATGGCATCTGCGTCAACTTCTACCGCTCCTTCCAAAAGCGCGTGCCTAAGGAAAAGGGGGAGGCCGGGCCAGGGTCCCGGGGGAAGGAAGGGCCCCGAGCCCCCTTCGTCTCCGAGGAGGTGGGCCCCAAGACCTCGGAGAGCGGCCCATCCCTGCAGCCGCCCAGTGCCGACTCCACCCCAGACGTGAGCCAGTCTCCGCGGGCCAGACGCCGGGCCAAGGCGGGGAGCCGGTCCCGCAACAGCACGCTGACGTCCCTGTGCGTGCTCAGCCACTACCCCTTCTTCTCTACCTTCCGAGAGTGTCTGTACACCCTCAAGCGTCTGGTGGACTGCTGCAGCGAGCGCCTGCTGGGCAAGAAACTGGGCCTCCCTCGAGGCATACAGAG GGACACCATGTGGCGAATCTTTACTGGATCGTTGTTAGTGGAGGAGAAGTCAAGTGCCCTGCTGCACGACCTCCGGGAGATTGAGGCCTGGATCTACCGGTTGCTGCGCTCCCCGGTACCTGTCTCGGGGCAGAAGCGAGTGGACATTGAGGTCCTGCCCCAGGAGCTCCAGCAGGCTCTGACCTTTGCTCTCCCAGACCCCTCTCGATTCACCCTAGTGGACTTCCCGCTGCACCTCCCCCTGGAGCTTCTGGGTGTGGACGCCTGTCTACAGGTGCTCACCTGCATCCTGTTAGAGCACAAG GTTGTGCTCCAGTCCCGAGACTACAATGCACTCTCCATGTCCGTGATGGCCTTTGTGGCGATGATCTACCCCTTGGAGTATATGTTTCCTGTTATCCCACTGCTGCCCACCTGCATGGCATCAGCAGAACAG CTGCTCTTGGCTCCAACACCATACATCATCGGAGTCCCTGCCAGCTTCTTCCTCTACAAACTGGACTTCAAAATGCCTGATGACGTGTGGCTAGTAGATCTGGACAGCAATAGG GTGATTGCCCCCACTAATGCGGAAGTGCTGCCTATCCTGCCAGAGCCGGAATCGTTAGAGTTGAAGAAGCATTTGAAGCAG GCCCTCGCCAGCATGAGTCTCAACACCCAACCCATCCTCAATCTGGAGAAATTCCACGAGGGCCAGGAGATCCCCCTTCTCCTGGGAAGGCCTTCTAATGACCTGCAGTCCACACCTTCCACCGAGTTCAACCCGCTCATCTACGGCAATGATGTGGATTCGGTGGATGTTGCAACCAG AGTGGCCATGGTCCGTTTCTTCAACTCCCCCAACGTGCTGCAGGGCTTTCAGATGCACACACGTACCCTACGTCTCTTCCCCCGGCCCGTGGTGGCTTTCCAAGCCGGCTCCTTTTTAGCCTCACGCCCCCGGCAGACTCCTTTCGCCGAGAAACTGGCCAGGACTCAGGCCGTGGAGTACTTTGGAGAATGGATCCTGAACCCCACCAACTACGCCTTCCAGCGGATTCACAACA ACATGTTCGATCCAGCTCTGATTGGCGACAAGCCCAAGTGGTATGCCCACCAGCTGCAGCCCATTCACTATCGAGTGTATGACAGTGGTTCCCAACTGGCCGAGGCGCTGAGCGTGCCGCCCGAGCGAGACTCTGACTCTGACCCAACTGACGACAG TGGGAGTGACAGCATGGATTATGACGATTCAAGCTCTTCTTACTCTTCCCTTGGTGACTTTGTCAGCGAGATGATGAAATGCGATATCAACGGTGATACTCCTA ACGTGGACCCTCTGACGCACGCGGCACTGGGAGATGCCAGCGAGGTGGCGATTGAGGAGCTGCAGAAccagaaggaggcagaggaaccCGGCCCGGATGGCGAGAGCTCTCAGGAAAACCCGCCCCTGCGCTCCAGCCCCAGCACCACTGTGAGCAGTAGCCCCAGCACCATTATCCACGGCGCCAGCTCT GAACCTGTTGACTCAGCAGAGACCGACGATAAGGCGGCAGGAGGCGTCCCCAAGTCCGTACCCACCGTGCCTCCCGGCATGGGCAAGTGCAGCATGGACAGGCATCAGACAGAAACCGGAGAGGG GGCTCAAAAGCTGCTGCGGCCCAGCAGCTTGAAGCTGGCAAGTGACTCAGACGCAGAGTCGGACTCTCGAGCGAGCTCGCCCACCTCCACTGTCTCCAGCAACAGCACGGAGGGCTTCGGGGGCATCATGTCTTTGGCCA GCAGCCTGTATCGGAACCACAGCACCAGCTTCAGCCTTTCGAACCTCACACTGCCCACCAAAGGAGCCCGAGAGAAGAGCACGCCCTTCCCCAGTCTGAAAG GGCACAGGCGGGCGTTGGTGGACCAGAAGTCGTCCGTCATTAAACACAGCCCGACCGTGAAGAGAGAGCCCCCGTCACCCCAGGGCCGAGCCAGCAACTCTAG TGAGAACCAGCAGTTCCTGAAGGAGGTGGTGCACAGCGTGCTGGACGGCCAGGGCGTCGGCTGGCTCAACATGAAGAAGGTGCGGCGGCTGCTGGAGAGCGAGCAGCTGCGCGTCTTCGTCCTGAGCAAGCTGAACCGCACGGTGCAGTCCGAGGACGAGGCCCGGCAGGATGTCATCCCCGACGTG GAGATCAGCCGGAAGGTGTACAAGGGCATGTTGGATCTGCTCAAGTGCACAGTCCTCAGTCTGGAGCAGTCCTTTGCCCACGCTGGCCTGGGTGGCATGGCCAGCATCTTCGGGCTTCTGGAGATCGCCCAGACCCACTACTACAGTAAAG AACCAGACAAGCGGAAGAGAAGTCCCACAGAGAGCATCAGTACACCAGTCGGCAAGGATCCTGGCCTGGCTGGGCGGGGGGACCCAAAGGCCATGGCACAGCTGAGGGTCCCCCAGCTGGGACCTCTGGCACCGAGTGCCCCAGGAAAGAgtcccaaagaactggacacCAGAAGTCTAAAGGAAGAGAACTTTGTGGCATCTATCG AATTGTGGAGCAAGCACCAGGAAGTGAAAAATCAAAAAGCTTTGGAAAAACAGA GGCCTGAAGTAATCAAACCCACCTTTGACCTTGGTGAGACCGACGAGAAAAAGTCCCAGGTCAGCGCAGACAGTGGTGTGAGCCTGACATCTGGTTCCCAG AGGACCGATCCAGACTCTGTCATCAGTGTGAGTCCCGCTGTGATGATCCGAAGCTCAAGTCAGGACTCTGAAGTTAGCACC GTGAGCAACAGCTCCGGAGAGACCCTGGGAGCAGACAGCGACCTCAGCAGCAGTGCGGGTGATGGCCCAGGCGGCGAGGGCAGCGCCTACTTGGCAGGCTCTCGAGGCACCTTGTCTGACAGCGAGATCGAGACCAACTCTGCCACCAGTGCCATCTTT GGTAAAGCCCATAGCTTGAAGCCAAGTGTGAAGGAGAAGCTGGTGGGCAGCCCAGTTCGCTTTTCTGAAGACGTCAGCCAGCGAGTCTACCTCTACGAGGGACTCCTAG GAAGGGACAAAGGATCGATGTGGGACCAGTTAGAGGACGCTGCTATGGAGACCTTTTCTATAA GCAAAGAGCGTTCTACTTTATGGGACCAAATGCAGTTCTGGGAAGACGCGTTCTTAGATGCCGTGATGTTGGAGAGAGAAGGAATGGGCATGGACCAGGGTCCCCAGGAAATGATAGACAG GTACCTGTCCCTGGGAGAACACGACCGGAAGCGCCTGGAGGACGATGAAGACCGTCTGCTGGCCACACTCTTGCACAACCTCATCTCGTACATGCTGCTGATGAAG GTAAATAAGAATGACATCCGGAAGAAGGTGAGGCGCCTGATGGGAAAGTCCCATATTGGGCTTGTGTACAGTCAGCAAATCAATGAAGTCCTTGACCAGCTGGCCAACCTG AATGGACGCGATCTCTCCATCCGGTCCAGTGGCAGCCGGCACATGAAGAAGCAGACATTCGTGGTACATGCAGGGACAGACACGAATGGAGATATCTTTTTCATGGAG GTGTGTGACGACTGCGTGGTGCTGCGCAGTAACATCGGGACGGTGTACGAGCGCTGGTGGTACGAGAAACTCATCAACATGACCTACTGCCCCAAGACCAAGGTGCTGTGCTTGTGGCGCAGAAATGGCTCCGAGACCCAGCTCAACAAGTTCTATACTAAGAAG TGTCGGGAGCTGTACTACTGCGTGAAGGACAGCATGGAGCGCGCCGCCGCCCGCCAGCAGAGCATCAAGCCGG GGCCGGAATTGGGTGGCGAGTTCCCCGTGCAGGACATGAAGACTGGCGAGGGGGGCTTGCTGCAGGTCACCCTCGAAGGGATCAACCTCAAGTTCATGCACAACCAG